A stretch of Physeter macrocephalus isolate SW-GA chromosome 6, ASM283717v5, whole genome shotgun sequence DNA encodes these proteins:
- the ELK3 gene encoding ETS domain-containing protein Elk-3 isoform X2 codes for MSLLPISLMHSSFPRLLLCSQNIIKKVIGQKFVYKFVSFPEILKMDPHAVEISRESLLLQDSECKAPPESREAHRHGLSALKSASRNEYIHSGLYSSFTINSLQNPPESLKAIKTEKLEEQPEDSPPVEEVRTVIRFVTNKTDKHISRPVVSLPSTSEAFLASSVSAKISSLMLPNAASISSASPSSSRSPSLSPNSPLPSEHRSLFLEAACHDSDSLEPLNLSSGSKTRSPSLPPKAKKPKGLEISAPPLVLSGTDIGSIALNSPALPSGSLTPAFFTAQTPNGLLLTPSPLLSSIHFWSSLSPVAPLSPARLQGPNTLFQFPTLLNGHMPVPIPSLDRAASPVLLSSNSQKS; via the exons ATGAGCCTCTTACCAATTTCTCTGATGCACTCATCTTTTCCACGTCTGCTTTTGTGTTCACAGAACATCATCAAGAAGGTGATCGGGCAGAAGTTTGTGTATAAATTCGTCTCTTTCCCGGAGATACTGAAAATGGACCCTCACGCGGTGGAGATCAGCCGGGAGAGCCTTTTGCTGCAGGACAGCGAGTGCAAGGCGCCCCCCGAGAGCCGCGAGGCCCACAGACACGGCCTGTCCGCCCTCAAGAGCGCCAGCCGCAATGAGTACATCCACTCGGGCCTGTACTCGTCCTTCACCATCAACTCCCTGCAGAATCCACCCGAGTCCCTCAAGGCCATCAAGACGGAGAAACTGGAGGAGCAGCCGGAAGACAGCCCTCCCGTGGAAGAAGTCAGGACTGTCATCAGGTTTGTGACCAACAAAACCGACAAGCACATCAGCAGGCCCGTGGTGTCCCTGCCCTCCACGTCGGAGGCCTTCCTGGCCTCGTCCGTCTCCGCCAAGATCTCCTCGTTAATGTTGCCAAACGCTGCCAGCATCTCGTCTgcctcaccctcctcctctcGGTCCCCGTCCCTGTCCCCGAACTCGCCCCTCCCCTCCGAACACAGAAGCCTCTTCCTGGAGGCCGCCTGCCATGACTCGGATTCCCTAGAGCCCTTGAACCTGTCATCGGGCTCCAAGACCAGGTCTCCATCTCTTCCCCCAAAGGCCAAAAAACCCAAAGGCTTGGAAATCTCCGCGCCCCCGCTGGTGCTCTCCGGCACCGATATCGGCTCCATCGCCCTCAACAGCCCGGCCCTTCCCTCGGGATCCCTCACCCCAGCCTTCTTCACCGCCCAG ACACCAAATGGACTGCTTCTGACCCCGAGCCCACTGCTCTCCAGCATACACTTCTGGAGCAGCCTTAGTCCAGTTGCTCCGCTGAGTCCTGCCCGGCTGCAAGGGCCAAACACGCTGTTCCAG
- the ELK3 gene encoding ETS domain-containing protein Elk-3 isoform X1: MSLLPISLMHSSFPRLLLCSQNIIKKVIGQKFVYKFVSFPEILKMDPHAVEISRESLLLQDSECKAPPESREAHRHGLSALKSASRNEYIHSGLYSSFTINSLQNPPESLKAIKTEKLEEQPEDSPPVEEVRTVIRFVTNKTDKHISRPVVSLPSTSEAFLASSVSAKISSLMLPNAASISSASPSSSRSPSLSPNSPLPSEHRSLFLEAACHDSDSLEPLNLSSGSKTRSPSLPPKAKKPKGLEISAPPLVLSGTDIGSIALNSPALPSGSLTPAFFTAQSTLLTSQNHRGAPPSQQRYKTTLARAFGSAENKSHADLPAGATPNGLLLTPSPLLSSIHFWSSLSPVAPLSPARLQGPNTLFQFPTLLNGHMPVPIPSLDRAASPVLLSSNSQKS; encoded by the exons ATGAGCCTCTTACCAATTTCTCTGATGCACTCATCTTTTCCACGTCTGCTTTTGTGTTCACAGAACATCATCAAGAAGGTGATCGGGCAGAAGTTTGTGTATAAATTCGTCTCTTTCCCGGAGATACTGAAAATGGACCCTCACGCGGTGGAGATCAGCCGGGAGAGCCTTTTGCTGCAGGACAGCGAGTGCAAGGCGCCCCCCGAGAGCCGCGAGGCCCACAGACACGGCCTGTCCGCCCTCAAGAGCGCCAGCCGCAATGAGTACATCCACTCGGGCCTGTACTCGTCCTTCACCATCAACTCCCTGCAGAATCCACCCGAGTCCCTCAAGGCCATCAAGACGGAGAAACTGGAGGAGCAGCCGGAAGACAGCCCTCCCGTGGAAGAAGTCAGGACTGTCATCAGGTTTGTGACCAACAAAACCGACAAGCACATCAGCAGGCCCGTGGTGTCCCTGCCCTCCACGTCGGAGGCCTTCCTGGCCTCGTCCGTCTCCGCCAAGATCTCCTCGTTAATGTTGCCAAACGCTGCCAGCATCTCGTCTgcctcaccctcctcctctcGGTCCCCGTCCCTGTCCCCGAACTCGCCCCTCCCCTCCGAACACAGAAGCCTCTTCCTGGAGGCCGCCTGCCATGACTCGGATTCCCTAGAGCCCTTGAACCTGTCATCGGGCTCCAAGACCAGGTCTCCATCTCTTCCCCCAAAGGCCAAAAAACCCAAAGGCTTGGAAATCTCCGCGCCCCCGCTGGTGCTCTCCGGCACCGATATCGGCTCCATCGCCCTCAACAGCCCGGCCCTTCCCTCGGGATCCCTCACCCCAGCCTTCTTCACCGCCCAG AGCACCTTATTGACATCACAAAACCACCGAGGGGCTCCTCCTAGTCAGCAAAGGTACAAAACCACCCTGGCCAGGGCGTTTGGCTCCGCTGAGAATAAAAGCCATGCAGACTTGCCAGCTGGGGCG ACACCAAATGGACTGCTTCTGACCCCGAGCCCACTGCTCTCCAGCATACACTTCTGGAGCAGCCTTAGTCCAGTTGCTCCGCTGAGTCCTGCCCGGCTGCAAGGGCCAAACACGCTGTTCCAG